From the genome of Lysinibacter sp. HNR:
TCGGTAATGCGCGTCGTGTTTTTGAGATGCTGTTCCGCCGTGAACTGGGCAAGATTGGGAGCCCCATTGATCGTGAGGAGTGGCTTATGCCTCCGCAGATGGTTGAGGCTTACTACAACCCGAGCCACAACGAGATGGTTTTCCCCGCGGGGATTCTTCAGGAGCCCTTCTTCTCCGTCGAGAGGGACGCGGCCGCCAACTACGGTGCGATTGGTGCGATTATTGGGCACGAGATCGGTCACGGCTTTGACGATCAGGGGTCGCGTTATAACGGAGACGGCAAGCTGGTTGACTGGTGGACCGCACAGGATCGCGCGGCCTTTGAGGAGCGCACCCGTGTGCTTATAGACCAGTACAGCGCGTTGGCTCCGCGCCAGCTTCCCGAAAACTTTGTGAACGGTGAACTTACCATCGGTGAAAACATTGGCGACCTGGGGGGAGTAAAGATTGCGTGGGATGCTTATGTTCTCTCGCTGGGAGGTGTCGAGGCTCCTGTCATCGACGGGCTCACGGCGGCTCAGCGCTTTTTCCTGTCCTGGGCGCAGGCCTGGCAGCAGAAGTGGCGGGACGAGGAACTGATCCGCTGGCTTGCGACTGACCCGCACTCGCCCAACGAGTTTCGCTGCAACCAGATCGTGCGCAACATTGACGGATTCTACGAGGCGTTTGATGTAAAAGAGGGCGATCAATTGTGGCTTGATCCCGCTGAGCGGGTCGTTATCTGGTAGCAGCTGGTGCTGAGGTGCGGTCTGTGGTCGCGCCCGGTCGGTAGTCTGGGGATATCCAGAGTCCTGTTCAATTGAGGTGGATCACACCGCTGTTAATATGGCCGATCCCGTTAGAGTAGAAAGCATGACTCAAGACACGTCGCCCACACACGAAGCCGCACTGCCCTCGGGAATCACCCTCACCGAACTTGACGCGAGTGTGCGTCCGCAGGATGACCTCTTTCGTCACGTGAATGGCAAGTGGATAGACCGCACACAGATCCCTTCGGATAAGGCGCGCTACGGCGCTTTCCACGTGCTGGCGGAGGACGCTGAAAAGGCGGTAAGAGACATCATTACCGAGGCGCAAAGGGCTGAGCCCGGCACTGAGCGGCGCAAGATCGGGGATCTCTACGCAAGCTTTATGGACGTGTCGCGTCGCGAAGAGCTGGGGATCGGACCCATCGTCAACGACCTGGAGGCCGCCCGGGCGGTCACGAACGTGTCCGACCTGGTGGGTCTTATCGCGCGGCTGGAGCGCGGGGGCATGAGCGGTTTTCTGGGGATGGGTATCGACAATGACCCGGGTAACCCCGAGCGCTACATCGTTTTTGTGGTGCAGAGCGGTATCGGGCTGCCCGACGAGGCTTACTATCGCGAAGAAAAATTTGCAGAGATCCGTGAGGCCTATCGTGCCCATATTGAGCGGATGCTCACCCTGGGTGGCGTTCCGGGTGCGGCCGAAGCCGCGGCCAGCGTCTATGATCTTGAAACCCGTATTGCGGCGGTTCACTGGGACAAGGTGGCCAATCGCGATGTCCAGAAGCTGTACAACCTGCGCACCTTTGCCGAGCTACAGGAGCTCACCCCGGCGCTCGATTGGAATCTGTACCTGGCTGAGATGGGCATTCCCCACGACGCTCTTTCCGAAGTTGTTGCGGAGCAGCTCTCCGCGCTCACCGGCATTACCGATCTGCTCACCGAGGAGAACCTTCCCGCGTGGCGCAGCTGGTTACTCTGGCAGATCATCCGCTCCTCAGCGGCCTATCTCACCGAGGAGATCTCGCGGGCCAACTTTGATTTCTACGGCACGGCTCTCACAGGAACCCCCCAACAGCGCGAGCTGTGGAAGCGGGCTGTCGCCTTCACCGAGGGGGCAATGGGTGAGGCAATCGGCAAGATCTATGTGGAGCGGCACTTTGACGAGCGCTCTAAAAAGGCGATGGATGCCCTGGTGAACAACCTCATTGAGGCGTATCGCAACTCGATCACCCATCTGGAATGGATGGGCTTTGATACCCGCCTGCACGCTCTTGATAAGCTCAACAAGTTCACACCCAAGGTGGGATATCCCGTGAAGTGGCGCGACTATTCGACGCTTGAAGTGGATGCAACCGATCTGGTCGGTAATGCGCGTCGTGTTACCGAAGTAGAGTTTCGCCGCGAATTGGGCAAAATTGGCAGCCCCATCGATCGTGACGAGTGGTTTATGACTCCGCAGACCATCAATGCCTACTACAATCCGGGCTTTAACGAGATCGTTTTTCCCGCGGCGATTCTTCAGGAACCCTTCTTTTCCGCAGACAGGGACGCGGCCGCCAACTACGGTGCCATAGGCGCGGTTATTGGGCACGAGATCGGTCACGGCTTTGACGATCAGGGGTCGCGCTACGACGGTGACGGCAAGCTGGTTGACTGGTGGACCGAGCACGATCGCGCGGCCTTTGAGGAGCGCACCCGTTCGCTGATCGACCAGTACAGCGCGCTGGCTCCGCGCCAGGTTCCCGAGAACTTTGTGAACGGTGAACTCACCATTGGCGAAAACATTGGTGACCTGGGAGGGCTCGCGATTGCCTGGGACGCCTACGTTCTCTCGCTGGGAGGTGCCGAGGCTCCCGTGATCGACGGGCTCACGGCGGCCCAGCGCTTTTTCCTGTCCTGGGCGCAGGCCTGGCAACAGAAGGGCCGTGATGAAGAGATAATCCGCCTGCTCACGACTGACCCCCACTCGCCCAGCGAGTTTCGCTGCAACCAGATCGTGCGCAACATTGACGGGTTCTACGAGGCGTTTGATGTGAAAGAGGGCGATCAGCTGTGGCTTGATCCGGCGGAGCGGGTTACCATCTGGTG
Proteins encoded in this window:
- a CDS encoding M13-type metalloendopeptidase translates to MTQDTSPTHEAALPSGITLTELDASVRPQDDLFRHVNGKWIDRTQIPSDKARYGAFHVLAEDAEKAVRDIITEAQRAEPGTERRKIGDLYASFMDVSRREELGIGPIVNDLEAARAVTNVSDLVGLIARLERGGMSGFLGMGIDNDPGNPERYIVFVVQSGIGLPDEAYYREEKFAEIREAYRAHIERMLTLGGVPGAAEAAASVYDLETRIAAVHWDKVANRDVQKLYNLRTFAELQELTPALDWNLYLAEMGIPHDALSEVVAEQLSALTGITDLLTEENLPAWRSWLLWQIIRSSAAYLTEEISRANFDFYGTALTGTPQQRELWKRAVAFTEGAMGEAIGKIYVERHFDERSKKAMDALVNNLIEAYRNSITHLEWMGFDTRLHALDKLNKFTPKVGYPVKWRDYSTLEVDATDLVGNARRVTEVEFRRELGKIGSPIDRDEWFMTPQTINAYYNPGFNEIVFPAAILQEPFFSADRDAAANYGAIGAVIGHEIGHGFDDQGSRYDGDGKLVDWWTEHDRAAFEERTRSLIDQYSALAPRQVPENFVNGELTIGENIGDLGGLAIAWDAYVLSLGGAEAPVIDGLTAAQRFFLSWAQAWQQKGRDEEIIRLLTTDPHSPSEFRCNQIVRNIDGFYEAFDVKEGDQLWLDPAERVTIW